The Microbacter sp. GSS18 genome has a segment encoding these proteins:
- a CDS encoding ABC transporter permease, translating to MSTVTEVRRPRSRAARSTFGMGLWRSRFELKQYFRSLDTIVFTFLFPIVMLALFTVAFGSDGDMQPAPGLPPVSVAQMYLPNMVAAGLLLSGFQNLAIDIAVERSEGVLKRLGATPLSPVSYFLGKIGQVAVTGILQAGLILVFAAVVFQVPLPTEPEKWATFAWVFLLGIVGSSLLGVAISSVPRTARSATAVIIPIVLVVQFLSGVYLFFFMLPDWLQNAASFLPVKWMAQGMRYVFLPDSYAALEQNGEWNLAGVAIALAVWLVVGLVLARVSFRWIRRDA from the coding sequence ATGAGCACCGTCACCGAGGTCAGGAGGCCGCGCAGCCGCGCAGCGCGCAGCACGTTCGGCATGGGACTGTGGCGGTCCCGGTTCGAGCTCAAGCAGTACTTCCGGTCGCTGGACACGATCGTCTTCACGTTCCTGTTCCCCATCGTGATGCTCGCGCTGTTCACGGTGGCGTTCGGATCCGACGGCGACATGCAGCCGGCCCCGGGTCTGCCGCCGGTCTCGGTCGCGCAGATGTACCTGCCCAACATGGTCGCGGCGGGGCTGCTGCTGTCGGGCTTCCAGAACCTCGCGATCGACATCGCGGTGGAGCGGTCCGAGGGCGTCCTCAAGCGCCTCGGCGCGACGCCGCTGTCGCCGGTCAGCTACTTCCTGGGCAAGATCGGCCAGGTCGCCGTCACCGGCATCCTCCAGGCGGGGCTCATCCTGGTCTTCGCGGCGGTCGTTTTCCAGGTGCCGCTGCCGACCGAACCCGAGAAGTGGGCCACCTTCGCGTGGGTGTTCCTGCTCGGCATCGTCGGCTCGTCTCTGCTCGGCGTCGCGATCTCGTCGGTGCCGCGCACGGCCCGCAGCGCGACGGCGGTGATCATCCCGATCGTGCTCGTGGTGCAGTTCCTGTCGGGCGTCTACCTCTTCTTCTTCATGCTCCCCGACTGGCTCCAGAACGCCGCGAGCTTCCTGCCCGTGAAGTGGATGGCGCAGGGCATGCGGTACGTGTTCCTGCCCGACTCCTACGCGGCGCTCGAGCAGAACGGCGAGTGGAACCTCGCCGGTGTCGCGATCGCCCTGGCGGTGTGGCTGGTGGTCGGGCTCGTGCTCGCTCGCGTGTCCTTCCGCTGGATTCGCCGCGACGCGTAG
- a CDS encoding MaoC/PaaZ C-terminal domain-containing protein: MSELTVGDVVAERTVHLTRESLVRYAGASGDFNPIHYRDDVAAAVGLPGVLAHGMLTMGLAVETVVPWLGDSGRILEYGVRFTRPVVVDPETGADVSVTAKVGQIDDVVIRLDLTVAHGQTTVLGKAQVRVRVS, from the coding sequence ATGAGCGAGCTGACCGTGGGCGACGTCGTCGCCGAGCGCACCGTCCACCTCACGCGCGAGTCGCTCGTGCGCTACGCGGGCGCGTCGGGCGACTTCAACCCCATCCACTATCGCGACGACGTCGCGGCGGCCGTCGGCCTTCCGGGGGTGCTCGCCCACGGCATGCTGACGATGGGACTCGCCGTCGAGACCGTGGTGCCGTGGCTGGGCGATTCCGGGCGCATCCTCGAGTACGGCGTGCGGTTCACCCGCCCGGTCGTGGTCGATCCCGAGACCGGTGCGGACGTGTCCGTGACCGCGAAGGTCGGCCAGATCGACGATGTGGTCATCCGCCTCGACCTCACGGTCGCGCACGGCCAGACGACGGTGCTCGGCAAGGCCCAGGTGCGCGTCCGGGTCTCGTGA
- a CDS encoding ABC transporter ATP-binding protein — MDENVVRVRNLRKEYGSRAVVDDVSFDIGRGETFALLGPNGAGKSTTVEILEGFRRRTGGEVSVLGEDPATAHLSWKARIGVVLQTSGDLGVLTVREHVQQFAGFFPNPRDVDEVIAAVGLDEQAGMRVNKLSGGQQRRVDVALGIVGNPELLFLDEPTTGFDPQARRDFWGMIRTLSHNGTTILLTTHYLDEAAHLADRVGIIVGGKLRAIGPVGTIGGEDARTPLVRWSENGAPREQRTTEPGRFVADLVARAGAEPADVEIVRPSLEDIYLGLVAEDAGAAETAPAVKEGSR; from the coding sequence ATGGACGAGAACGTGGTGCGGGTGCGGAACCTGCGCAAGGAATACGGAAGCCGTGCGGTGGTCGACGACGTGTCGTTCGACATCGGCCGCGGCGAGACGTTCGCCCTGCTGGGGCCGAACGGTGCGGGCAAGTCGACGACGGTGGAGATCCTCGAAGGGTTCCGCCGGCGCACGGGCGGCGAGGTGTCGGTGCTGGGCGAGGACCCGGCCACCGCGCACCTGTCGTGGAAGGCGAGGATCGGCGTCGTGCTGCAGACCTCGGGCGACCTCGGCGTGCTGACGGTGCGCGAGCACGTCCAGCAGTTCGCGGGCTTCTTCCCGAACCCGCGCGACGTCGACGAGGTGATCGCCGCGGTCGGTCTCGACGAGCAGGCCGGCATGCGGGTGAACAAGCTCTCGGGCGGCCAGCAGCGTCGCGTCGACGTGGCGCTCGGGATCGTCGGCAATCCCGAGCTGCTGTTCCTCGACGAACCGACGACGGGCTTCGATCCGCAGGCCCGTCGCGACTTCTGGGGCATGATCCGCACGCTGTCGCACAACGGCACGACGATCCTGCTGACGACGCACTACCTCGACGAGGCGGCCCACCTGGCCGACCGCGTCGGGATCATCGTCGGCGGCAAGCTTCGCGCGATCGGCCCGGTGGGGACGATCGGCGGGGAAGACGCGCGCACCCCGCTCGTGCGCTGGAGCGAGAACGGGGCGCCGCGCGAGCAGCGCACCACCGAGCCCGGACGCTTCGTGGCCGACCTGGTCGCGCGCGCCGGGGCCGAGCCGGCGGACGTCGAGATCGTGCGTCCGTCGCTCGAGGACATCTACCTCGGCCTCGTGGCCGAGGACGCCGGCGCCGCAGAGACGGCCCCCGCTGTGAAGGAGGGATCGCGATGA
- a CDS encoding alpha/beta hydrolase — MNASTFEELPVQHLDRPGGRIAYRVTGDGPLVVCIPGMGDLASSFRFTVPALAAAGFRVAAMDLRGHGDSDVTFDAFDDAAAGSDALALARHLGGPAVLVGNSMGAGAAVWAAAEDPSAISGLVLIGPFVRNPPMNPVLGLVFRIMMAGPWARAAWLTYLPSLSPGVKPADFDEHRARIRASMRRPGYRRAFTATTRTDHAVAEQRLADVSAPVAVVMGELDPDFADPAAEAEWIADRLGGEVTLIDDAGHYPHAERPDVVGEILAGFCRRTASDA; from the coding sequence GTGAACGCATCGACCTTCGAAGAGCTCCCCGTGCAGCATCTGGACCGGCCGGGCGGACGCATCGCCTACCGCGTCACCGGGGACGGCCCGCTGGTCGTCTGCATACCCGGGATGGGCGATCTCGCCTCATCGTTCCGGTTCACCGTGCCCGCCCTGGCGGCGGCCGGCTTCCGCGTGGCCGCCATGGACCTGCGCGGTCACGGCGACAGCGATGTCACCTTCGACGCCTTCGACGACGCCGCCGCCGGCTCGGACGCCCTCGCCCTCGCTCGCCACCTCGGCGGACCAGCCGTGCTCGTCGGCAACTCCATGGGCGCGGGAGCCGCGGTCTGGGCGGCGGCCGAGGACCCGTCGGCGATCTCAGGCCTCGTCCTCATCGGACCGTTCGTGCGCAACCCGCCGATGAACCCCGTGCTGGGCCTGGTCTTCCGCATCATGATGGCGGGGCCGTGGGCCCGCGCCGCGTGGCTGACGTATCTGCCGTCGCTCTCCCCCGGCGTCAAGCCCGCGGACTTCGACGAGCATCGCGCCCGCATCCGCGCGTCGATGCGCCGCCCGGGCTACCGGCGGGCGTTCACGGCGACCACCCGCACCGACCACGCGGTGGCCGAACAGCGCCTCGCCGATGTGTCGGCGCCGGTCGCCGTCGTCATGGGCGAGCTCGACCCCGACTTCGCCGACCCCGCCGCCGAGGCGGAGTGGATCGCCGACCGGCTCGGCGGCGAGGTCACCCTCATCGACGATGCCGGGCACTACCCGCACGCAGAACGGCCCGACGTCGTCGGCGAGATCCTCGCCGGCTTCTGCCGACGCACGGCCTCGGATGCCTAG
- a CDS encoding sulfite exporter TauE/SafE family protein: MAAPKVGAERTPRFVLTCIGVGLLAGLLSGLFGVGGGTVIVPLLVLILGFDQRLAAGTSLAAIVPIATVGVISYASHGEVAWIAALILAGAAVIGAQIGTWMLARLPQTVLRWGFIGFLAIVIVMLFVVIPSRDAGLELTWVSGVGLVLLGLVTGVLSGLLGVGGGIVVVPALMIVFGTSDLLAKGTSLLMMIPTAISGTIGNFRRGNVDLFAAVLVGVAACTTTALGAWLATLMDPLVANITFALYLAFIAGQMAYKTIRSRRK; encoded by the coding sequence ATGGCGGCACCGAAGGTCGGCGCGGAGCGGACTCCGCGCTTCGTCCTCACGTGCATCGGCGTCGGCCTGCTGGCCGGCCTCCTCTCGGGGCTGTTCGGCGTCGGCGGCGGCACGGTCATCGTCCCGCTGCTCGTCCTCATCCTGGGGTTCGACCAGCGCCTGGCCGCCGGCACGTCCCTCGCGGCCATCGTCCCGATCGCGACCGTCGGCGTCATCTCGTACGCCTCCCACGGCGAGGTGGCCTGGATCGCGGCCCTGATCCTCGCCGGCGCCGCCGTCATCGGCGCGCAGATCGGCACGTGGATGCTGGCGCGCCTGCCGCAGACCGTGCTCCGCTGGGGATTCATCGGCTTCCTTGCCATCGTCATCGTGATGCTGTTCGTCGTCATCCCGTCGCGCGACGCGGGTCTCGAGCTCACCTGGGTGTCGGGTGTCGGCCTGGTGCTGCTGGGTCTGGTGACCGGTGTGCTGTCGGGCCTCCTGGGCGTCGGCGGGGGCATCGTCGTGGTCCCCGCGCTCATGATCGTGTTCGGCACGAGCGACCTGCTGGCCAAGGGGACGTCGCTGCTCATGATGATCCCGACCGCGATCTCGGGTACGATCGGCAACTTCCGCCGCGGAAACGTCGACCTCTTCGCGGCCGTGCTGGTGGGTGTCGCGGCGTGCACCACGACAGCGCTGGGAGCCTGGCTCGCCACGCTCATGGATCCGCTCGTGGCCAACATCACCTTCGCGCTCTACCTCGCCTTCATCGCCGGCCAGATGGCGTACAAGACCATCCGCAGCCGTCGGAAGTGA
- a CDS encoding sensor histidine kinase, with the protein MFDRRWWDAAMIAASLMVVLAMAVGLSNASTADVVAGSVALVLIVAAYVVVARPGLRDEREWRQPVFAVMAGTALAVGCAGEPFFAIMQAIAYPMVWVLTIGKRKAVVGSVVIALGTFVGFALFGGILDGGDAIRTSLTSAAATSGFGLAFAIAFGLWISGIVEYGQERARLVAELTAAQAEIEALSRDRGAAMERERLGRDIHDTLAQTLAGLTLIAERAGRQFGDGRPEAAAESIATVERLSRDALAEARGLVARMAAVPSDAALGDAVDRLVDRFRAEVGLTIDLDLDLDTAGAVSREAQLVILRCLQEALSNVRKHAAATHVEVRVATGKDGAALLTVADDGHGFDPDAVRSGFGLDGMGDRVALAGGALDVDSGAGAGTTLTVRLPATTVQAGGAA; encoded by the coding sequence ATGTTCGACAGACGATGGTGGGACGCGGCGATGATCGCCGCGTCCCTCATGGTCGTCCTCGCGATGGCGGTGGGGCTCAGCAACGCTTCGACCGCCGATGTCGTGGCCGGCTCCGTCGCCCTCGTCCTGATCGTGGCCGCGTACGTCGTCGTCGCTCGTCCCGGGCTGCGCGACGAGCGGGAGTGGCGGCAGCCGGTGTTCGCCGTCATGGCGGGCACGGCGCTCGCCGTCGGCTGTGCCGGCGAGCCGTTCTTCGCCATCATGCAGGCGATCGCCTACCCCATGGTGTGGGTGCTCACGATCGGCAAGCGCAAGGCCGTCGTGGGATCGGTGGTGATCGCGCTCGGGACGTTCGTCGGCTTCGCGCTGTTCGGCGGCATCCTCGACGGCGGTGACGCGATCCGCACATCGCTGACGTCCGCCGCGGCGACATCCGGCTTCGGCCTGGCCTTCGCGATCGCGTTCGGCCTGTGGATCTCGGGCATCGTCGAGTACGGCCAGGAGCGCGCGCGTCTCGTGGCCGAGCTCACCGCAGCCCAGGCCGAGATCGAGGCGCTGAGCCGCGATCGGGGCGCAGCCATGGAGCGCGAGCGGCTCGGCCGCGACATCCACGACACGCTCGCGCAGACCCTGGCCGGCCTGACGCTGATCGCCGAGCGCGCCGGTCGGCAGTTCGGCGACGGACGTCCCGAGGCGGCCGCAGAGAGCATCGCGACCGTCGAGCGTCTGTCGCGCGACGCCCTCGCCGAGGCCCGCGGGCTCGTCGCGCGGATGGCAGCGGTCCCCTCGGACGCGGCGCTCGGCGACGCGGTGGACCGCCTCGTCGACCGGTTCCGCGCCGAGGTCGGCCTCACGATCGACCTCGACCTCGACCTCGATACGGCCGGCGCGGTGTCACGCGAGGCGCAGCTGGTCATCCTTCGATGTCTGCAGGAGGCGCTGTCCAATGTGCGCAAGCACGCCGCCGCGACCCACGTCGAGGTGCGGGTCGCCACCGGGAAGGACGGGGCCGCCCTGCTGACCGTGGCCGATGACGGCCACGGCTTCGATCCGGACGCCGTCCGCAGTGGATTCGGGCTCGACGGCATGGGCGATCGCGTCGCGCTCGCCGGGGGAGCGCTCGATGTGGACAGCGGCGCCGGCGCCGGCACGACACTCACCGTTCGCCTGCCCGCGACCACCGTCCAGGCAGGGGGCGCGGCATGA
- a CDS encoding TetR-like C-terminal domain-containing protein: protein MTETAGDIADDLGWDALTLAAVADRLGVRVPSLYKHVASLDALRHAVAVDAAGALADALTAATVGVAGPHALARLCAAYRAYALEHPGRYAATQRASASNPGADRTLVVVNAVLAGYGITGTDAVDAARAVRSALHGFTALESTAGFGLPRDVDRSFARLVAGLGVMLAAWPAGGEE, encoded by the coding sequence GTGACCGAGACCGCGGGGGACATCGCCGACGACCTGGGCTGGGACGCCCTGACGCTCGCCGCCGTGGCCGACCGGCTCGGCGTCCGCGTGCCCAGCCTGTACAAGCACGTGGCCTCGCTCGACGCCCTGCGCCACGCGGTCGCCGTCGACGCCGCCGGGGCCCTGGCGGACGCGCTGACAGCCGCCACCGTCGGCGTCGCCGGGCCCCACGCGCTCGCGCGCCTGTGCGCCGCCTATCGCGCGTACGCCCTCGAGCACCCGGGCCGCTACGCCGCCACGCAGCGCGCGAGCGCGTCGAACCCCGGCGCGGACCGGACGCTCGTCGTCGTGAACGCGGTGCTCGCCGGCTACGGCATCACGGGGACGGACGCCGTCGACGCCGCACGCGCCGTGCGCTCGGCTCTCCACGGCTTCACCGCGCTGGAGTCCACGGCCGGATTCGGCCTGCCCCGCGACGTCGACCGCAGCTTCGCCCGCCTCGTCGCGGGCCTCGGAGTCATGCTCGCCGCGTGGCCCGCGGGCGGAGAGGAGTGA
- a CDS encoding response regulator transcription factor, with the protein MIRLLIADDHPVVRAGLVGLLSDEPGFEVVGEAADGEQAVRVAAATSPDVVLMDLRMPGVDGVEATARITAAGASKVLILTTYESDDQILAAIEAGASGYLLKAAPQDEIVAGIRSVAHGQTALSPQVAVRLVERMRQPAAAPAPALSARELDVLRLVARGRSNKQVAADLGIGESTVKTHLLRTFEKLGVADRTRAVTLAMEKGLLD; encoded by the coding sequence ATGATCCGGCTGCTGATCGCGGATGACCATCCCGTCGTGCGGGCGGGCCTGGTGGGCCTGCTGTCGGACGAGCCAGGCTTCGAGGTCGTCGGCGAGGCCGCCGACGGCGAGCAGGCCGTTCGGGTCGCCGCGGCGACCTCTCCGGACGTCGTGCTGATGGACCTTCGGATGCCGGGCGTGGACGGCGTCGAGGCGACGGCGCGCATCACGGCGGCGGGCGCATCGAAGGTGCTGATCCTCACGACCTACGAGTCCGACGACCAGATCCTCGCCGCGATCGAGGCGGGCGCGAGTGGCTACCTGCTCAAGGCCGCGCCGCAGGACGAGATCGTCGCCGGCATCCGCTCGGTCGCCCACGGCCAGACCGCGCTCTCGCCGCAGGTCGCGGTGCGCCTGGTGGAGCGCATGCGGCAGCCCGCGGCCGCCCCCGCGCCAGCGCTCAGCGCCCGCGAGCTCGACGTGCTGCGTCTGGTCGCCCGCGGCCGCAGCAACAAGCAGGTCGCCGCCGATCTGGGGATCGGCGAGTCGACCGTGAAGACCCACCTGCTGCGCACCTTCGAGAAGCTGGGCGTCGCCGACCGCACGCGCGCCGTCACGCTCGCGATGGAGAAGGGCCTGCTCGACTGA
- a CDS encoding UDP-N-acetylmuramate dehydrogenase, translating into MPEIDPIPLSELTTLRTGAAPARMFEARTRDELVGILRELWAEHEPVLVLGGGSNLFAGDEPFDGAVVRVRTSGIERRPSPREGYARLRVEAGHDWDALVAYAVAEGLAGIEAMSGIPGTVGAAPVQNVGAYGQEIVQTLVEVDLIDESTGEVSTVPASGLGLGFRTSVLKHHYGSVPERSAVILSVTLELAEVGHAARPIPGRQLRSALGLAEGEAVTVQWIRDHVLATRRSKGMVLDAADPDTRSAGSFFQNAIVSASFARTLPEDCPQWPVAPDMDPVLVIPLATFDGYVPPPHGSASDVKVSAAWLIEHSGLRKGFKLPRSRAGLSTKHALALTNRGSATAAEVAELARFIQGRVQSEFGLILQPEPVLVGVDL; encoded by the coding sequence ATGCCAGAGATCGACCCCATCCCGCTCTCCGAGCTCACGACGCTGCGCACCGGCGCGGCTCCGGCCCGCATGTTCGAGGCACGCACCCGCGACGAGCTCGTCGGGATCCTCCGCGAGCTGTGGGCCGAGCACGAGCCCGTGCTCGTCCTCGGCGGCGGATCGAACCTCTTCGCGGGAGACGAGCCGTTCGACGGCGCGGTCGTCCGCGTCCGAACATCGGGCATCGAGCGGCGGCCCTCGCCGCGGGAGGGCTACGCGCGGCTTCGCGTCGAGGCGGGCCACGACTGGGATGCGCTGGTCGCGTACGCCGTCGCCGAAGGGCTGGCCGGCATCGAGGCGATGTCGGGGATCCCCGGCACCGTCGGCGCCGCACCGGTGCAGAACGTCGGCGCGTACGGTCAGGAGATCGTGCAGACGCTGGTCGAGGTCGATCTGATCGACGAGTCCACCGGAGAGGTGTCGACCGTCCCGGCCTCGGGGCTCGGCCTCGGGTTCCGCACCTCGGTGCTCAAGCACCACTACGGATCGGTGCCCGAGCGTTCGGCGGTCATCCTCTCGGTCACGCTCGAGCTCGCCGAGGTCGGTCACGCCGCCCGCCCCATCCCCGGCAGGCAGTTGCGCTCAGCGCTCGGTCTCGCCGAGGGCGAAGCGGTCACGGTCCAGTGGATCCGCGATCATGTCCTCGCCACCCGGCGGAGCAAGGGCATGGTGCTCGACGCCGCCGATCCCGACACCCGCAGCGCCGGATCGTTCTTCCAGAACGCGATCGTTTCGGCGTCGTTCGCCCGCACGCTCCCCGAGGACTGCCCGCAGTGGCCCGTCGCGCCCGACATGGATCCGGTGCTCGTCATCCCGCTCGCGACGTTCGACGGCTACGTCCCCCCGCCTCACGGAAGCGCCTCGGACGTGAAGGTCAGCGCCGCCTGGCTCATCGAGCACTCGGGTCTGCGCAAGGGCTTCAAGCTGCCGCGCTCGCGGGCCGGGCTGTCGACCAAGCACGCCCTCGCACTCACCAACCGCGGCAGCGCCACCGCCGCTGAGGTCGCCGAGCTGGCCCGGTTCATCCAGGGCCGCGTGCAGTCCGAGTTCGGACTGATCCTTCAGCCCGAGCCGGTGCTCGTCGGCGTCGACCTGTAG
- a CDS encoding MaoC family dehydratase N-terminal domain-containing protein, whose amino-acid sequence MPVNPELAGRVFPATDPYLVGREKVREFARAVFADDPQHLDPAAAQALGYPDVVAPPTFAMVVQDLTLQQLLSEPDSGIELSHVLHAEQRFRYTRPIVAGDELTAQLTVTGIRTIGGNAMVTSDAEVTDAAGAHVVTATSVLLVGEGDA is encoded by the coding sequence GTGCCAGTGAACCCCGAGCTCGCGGGTCGTGTCTTCCCCGCGACGGACCCCTACCTGGTCGGACGCGAGAAGGTGCGCGAGTTCGCGCGCGCCGTCTTCGCCGACGACCCCCAGCATCTCGATCCCGCCGCCGCCCAGGCTCTCGGCTACCCCGACGTCGTCGCGCCGCCGACCTTCGCGATGGTCGTGCAGGACCTCACGCTGCAGCAGCTGCTGAGCGAGCCCGACTCGGGCATCGAGCTGTCGCACGTGCTGCACGCCGAGCAGCGGTTCCGCTACACGCGGCCGATCGTCGCCGGCGACGAGCTCACGGCGCAGCTGACCGTGACCGGCATCCGCACCATCGGGGGCAACGCCATGGTCACCAGCGACGCCGAGGTGACGGATGCCGCCGGAGCCCACGTCGTGACCGCGACTTCGGTGCTGCTGGTCGGGGAGGGCGACGCATGA
- a CDS encoding pyridoxal phosphate-dependent aminotransferase → MTERAPLSRKLSAIAESATLKVDAKAKALQAAGRPVISFAAGEPDFATPQSVVDAAAEALTSPANFRYTPAAGLPALRQAIADVTLRDSGLAVEPAQVVVTNGGKQAVYQAFQAVVNPGDEVLLPAPYWTTYPEAIALADGTPVPVFAGADQDYKVTVEQLEAARTDKTTALVFVSPSNPTGAVYTPEETKAIGEWALEHGIWVISDEIYQHLVYEGAKAVSIVEAVPEVAGQTILVNGVAKTYAMTGWRVGWMVGPKDAMKLAANLQSHLSSNVNNVAQRAALAALTGPQDDAEQMRVAFDRRRQLIVAELSKIAGVVVPNPLGAFYVYPDVRGLLDREWRGKTPHTTLELADLILDEVEVAVVPGEAFGPSGYLRMSYALGDEGLLEGVRRLQELFA, encoded by the coding sequence GTGACCGAACGCGCTCCCCTGTCCCGCAAGCTCTCCGCCATCGCCGAGTCGGCGACCCTGAAGGTCGACGCGAAGGCCAAGGCGCTGCAGGCCGCAGGACGTCCCGTCATCAGCTTCGCCGCCGGCGAGCCCGACTTCGCCACGCCGCAGTCGGTCGTGGACGCCGCCGCCGAGGCGCTGACGAGCCCCGCGAACTTCCGCTACACCCCGGCGGCGGGCCTGCCCGCGCTGCGCCAGGCGATCGCCGATGTGACCCTCCGGGATTCGGGTCTGGCGGTCGAGCCAGCACAGGTGGTCGTGACCAACGGCGGCAAGCAGGCGGTCTATCAGGCGTTCCAGGCCGTGGTGAACCCGGGCGACGAGGTGCTGCTGCCCGCGCCCTACTGGACGACCTATCCCGAGGCGATCGCGCTCGCCGACGGCACCCCGGTGCCGGTGTTCGCCGGCGCCGACCAGGACTACAAGGTCACCGTCGAGCAGCTCGAGGCGGCCCGCACCGACAAGACCACGGCACTCGTCTTCGTGTCGCCTTCGAACCCCACCGGAGCCGTGTACACGCCCGAGGAGACGAAGGCGATCGGCGAGTGGGCTCTCGAGCACGGCATCTGGGTCATCTCGGACGAGATCTACCAGCACCTGGTCTACGAAGGCGCGAAGGCGGTGTCGATCGTCGAGGCCGTCCCCGAGGTCGCCGGCCAGACGATCCTCGTCAACGGCGTCGCGAAGACCTACGCGATGACCGGGTGGCGCGTGGGCTGGATGGTGGGACCCAAGGACGCCATGAAGCTCGCGGCCAACCTGCAGTCGCACCTGTCGAGCAACGTCAACAACGTCGCGCAGCGCGCCGCGCTCGCCGCGCTCACGGGCCCGCAGGACGACGCCGAGCAGATGCGCGTCGCCTTCGACCGCCGACGGCAGCTGATCGTCGCCGAGCTGTCGAAGATCGCCGGCGTCGTCGTGCCGAACCCCCTCGGCGCCTTCTACGTGTACCCGGACGTGCGAGGACTGCTGGACCGTGAGTGGCGCGGCAAGACACCGCACACGACGCTCGAGCTCGCCGACCTCATCCTCGACGAGGTCGAGGTCGCGGTCGTGCCCGGCGAGGCTTTCGGACCCAGCGGCTACTTGCGGATGTCGTACGCCCTCGGCGACGAGGGCCTGCTCGAGGGCGTCCGCCGCCTGCAGGAGCTGTTCGCGTAG